The following proteins are co-located in the Schistocerca nitens isolate TAMUIC-IGC-003100 chromosome 2, iqSchNite1.1, whole genome shotgun sequence genome:
- the LOC126236070 gene encoding trafficking protein particle complex subunit 5-like: MSIRISTVRPKTSILDKSLSRGKGEVSISCYALLFSELVQYCQNRVYTVPELQNKLAEIGQDVGVRLIDLLFVRERNCKREIKLLNMLLFIKSTLWKTLFGKEADKLEHANDDERTYYIIEKEPLVNKFISVPKDKSSLNCATFIAGIVEAFLNGCGFPAKVTAHWHKGTTYMVKFDDSVITKDKQMEER; encoded by the coding sequence ATGAGTATCAGAATATCTACCGTTCGTCCGAAAACAAGTATCCTGGATAAATCCCTCAGTAGAGGTAAAGGTGAAGTTAGCATCAGCTGCTACGCGTTGTTGTTTTCCGAACTGGTTCAGTACTGTCAGAATAGAGTCTACACTGTACCAGAACTGCAGAATAAGCTTGCAGAAATTGGGCAAGATGTTGGAGTGAGACTGATAGATTTGCTATTTGTCCGAGAGAGAAACTGTAAACGTGAGATAAAACTGTTGAATATGCTTTTATTTATAAAGTCAACACTGTGGAAGACTTTGTTTGGAAAGGAAGCAGACAAACTGGAGCATGCAAATGACGACGAGAGAACGTACTACATCATAGAGAAAGAGCCGCTCGTAAATAAATTCATATCTGTACCGAAAGACAAGTCAAGTTTGAATTGTGCGACGTTTATTGCTGGAATTGTTGAAGCTTTCCTCAACGGGTGTGGTTTTCCAGCGAAAGTGACAGCGCATTGGCACAAAGGCACAACTTATATGGTGAAATTCGACGATTCCGTTATTACTAAGGACAAGCAAATGGAGGAGCGATAA